A portion of the Naumovozyma castellii chromosome 2, complete genome genome contains these proteins:
- the BUD7 gene encoding exomer complex subunit (ancestral locus Anc_8.772), with amino-acid sequence MLSQSSIPEVKEEVVGYALEERKSKLSQFLDLGPPDMITLIKYLPSSSNPGSAQLNGPTHTASTASPGAATESSVASIQTVANDPSTLVTELHSHDKLKGEIGTYFYSLGVDTSDPTAITIFLKKIADLFADHPQIWFSKKKHFHVARISLSTWNTFRKCDVNVMVHIPGTVQTFVLDFNGEQLQSENTDDMDLIWAETFISGVVRSIMLMKDSSEDGEIQNLVETLIINPLTSGQIGNTTDTFIRLFPLVYERGSLLGAPCYVSNVTNTNNYLVETLCTIVKLTNSIDKCREMLEALVEHYPEATVILARVLFENDFEVDAIKLIHNTLNDETETNHSRQQVLNYTSELLCVQVDFLLDTKMDYKLAQQVAQKAVNCSPNEFRPWYLLTKAYIRLKDIENALLSLNACPMSPLKEKYILKRVVPFPSDDCLHLPLPVDAVLDEVTSLNSQDVQNEHKSAEPSLVNLSASNLKSTFQIAYKLLTELVQLTGWEALLKIRTKMFVMEDEYQGSVEANIDKQSSNDGLSSRQSSGPLRTKRLCERWLDNLFMLLYEDLKTYTLWQSEQLYFDSQNSKYNKLTIEWELFGLCARRLGHYPEAAKAFQNGLQQRFSPQSARKLLEYCIKERQHIRSISNLPKCDMTSSQIVSRIAELDHTIIDLCVKICCWNHRWYIEFSLALLDSLSAVVFDMGLTKLSNEISVMFSESVFQLVKDNMLDFFERYTNKYYDS; translated from the coding sequence ATGCTTTCCCAGAGTTCAATTCCTGAAGTAAAGGAAGAAGTCGTTGGCTATGCTCTCGAGGAGCGTAAATCCAAATTATCACAGTTTTTGGATCTTGGTCCACCAGACATGATTACCCTAATAAAATACCTGCCCTCCTCGAGTAATCCTGGTTCTGCTCAACTAAATGGACCTACTCATACTGCATCAACTGCATCCCCTGGCGCTGCTACAGAATCCTCAGTAGCTTCCATTCAAACGGTAGCTAATGATCCATCAACCTTAGTGACTGAATTACACTCTCATGATAAATTGAAGGGCGAAATTGGTActtatttttattctttggGAGTGGACACTTCGGACCCAACCGCCATTACCATTTTCCTAAAGAAAATTGCTGATTTATTCGCAGATCATCCTCAAATTTGGTTTAGTAAAAAGAAACACTTTCATGTTGCAAGAATATCCTTATCTACCTGGAATACATTTAGAAAATGTGACGTCAACGTCATGGTACATATACCTGGAACAGTGCAAACGTTTGTATTGGATTTCAATGGTGAACAATTACAAAGCGAGAACACTGATGATATGGACCTAATTTGGGCGGAAACGTTTATTAGTGGTGTTGTTCGTTCTATCATGCTAATGAAGGATAGTTCTGAAGATGGTGAAATACAAAACTTGGTGGAGACATTAATTATCAACCCCTTGACATCAGGCCAAATTGGTAACACCACTGACACATTTATTCGTTTATTCCCATTAGTGTATGAAAGAGGCTCCTTATTGGGTGCGCCATGCTATGTGTCAAATGTAactaatactaataattACTTGGTGGAGACATTATGTACTATTGTCAAGCTAACGAATAGTATTGACAAGTGTCGTGAAATGCTAGAAGCATTGGTAGAACATTATCCTGAAGCAACAGTGATTTTAGCTCGagtattatttgaaaatgattttgaagtgGATGCTATCAAATTGATCCATAACactttaaatgatgaaaccGAAACTAACCATTCTAGACAACAAGTACTTAATTACACATCTGAACTATTATGTGTACAAGTCGACTTTTTATTGGATACTAAGATGGATTACAAGCTAGCTCAACAGGTGGCTCAAAAGGCGGTGAATTGCTCACCTAACGAATTCAGACCTTGGTATCTTTTAACAAAAGCATATATTAGATTGAAAGACATTGAGAATGCCCTACTAAGTTTAAATGCATGTCCGATGTCGCCTTTGAAGGAGAAATATATACTTAAAAGGGTGGTTCCATTTCCATCAGATGATTGTTTACATTTGCCGTTACCTGTGGACGCTGTGCTTGATGAGGTAACATCATTAAATTCTCAAGATGTACAGAATGAACACAAATCAGCAGAACCTAGTTTGGTCAATCTTTCTGCCTCCAATTTAAAATCGACCTTCCAAATAGcatataaattattaactGAACTAGTACAATTGACAGGATGGGAAgctttattgaaaataagaaCTAAAATGTTTGTCATGGAAGATGAATATCAAGGTTCAGTAGAAGCCAATATTGACAAACAATCTAGTAATGATGGTTTAAGTAGTAGACAGAGCAGTGGTCCATTACGTACCAAGAGACTTTGTGAAAGATGGTTAGATAATCTTTTCATGTTATTATACGAAGATTTAAAGACGTACACTTTATGGCAATCAGAGCAActttattttgattctCAGAATagtaaatataataaattaaCTATTGAGTGGGAATTATTTGGACTATGTGCTCGTCGTTTGGGCCACTATCCAGAAGCAGCAAAGGCATTCCAAAATGGTCTGCAACAAAGATTTTCACCGCAATCCGCCaggaaattattagaataCTGTATCAAGGAACGTCAACATATTAGgtcaatatcaaatttaccaaaatGTGATATGACTTCTTCCCAAATTGTCTCGCGTATTGCTGAACTAGACCATACAATAATTGATCTCTGTGTTAAgatttgttgttggaaTCATCGTTGGTATATTGAGTTCTCATTGGCGTTGCTTGATTCATTAAGTGCTGTGGTATTTGATATGGGGTTGACGAAATTAtctaatgaaatatcagtTATGTTTTCAGAATCAGTGTTTCAACTTGTAAAGGACAATATGCTAGacttttttgaaagatacactaataaatattatgatTCATGA
- the NCAS0B00720 gene encoding uncharacterized protein (ancestral locus Anc_8.765), whose amino-acid sequence MARVVSDTSSFSSGNLPIICSNPSPFKTTDEERRTAYRHALQIVLLEYSHEPRFQKQYMQQGALSERKDVSNITLSMTQSNRDPMATTFSEEQALNYVLTLLREYIYKIIIREVDLQNENLRRSYSRFYGNILAGGPPSAMTVEELIMQFSKAASNELCKLPIKDVSKEVTKETEEFVNFLLSLVPKEAPTLSQKIKNIRDIQKVRKPVSNRRPLPRQQLDGTQINRPNFTVSSITHAKYFANLFEVEDDYLQRDIDVILPNVTSKIYCWELSRLSNNLKKGKGSLSRNDFHNEREYNSWKNYEQGEIASQLDRFGVESRDLASMNFPNIIPQYPRETFVALLCFVFRKECPADSKSINLSQAAMFFLTKCSKYWRVDFPTTLAALVYSAANKSILSQDFLNPELTENLFSMIRRRILKSDDNIDTSIWNTTDRDQWILNLLTTGKQCINSLCGLISQLYEEPKPTFSPILRFYFQYIEEDPFISSLLESNKFTEKSKWIKKLRKKLKDTSVDFYMSQIRKIPRDNTIEFQHYQDVVESIYRQIKLLQKKYSKPLLDMINIPVSCADILLKVFCTDVVKILGTIEKKGKKDSLGPSNALDLYKSMKDLRFIYVQVETEEDFPIKLEDFFNKYLRRLCNEATLTEDKIIKKSLKDEKWESIHDDARISFSVTDIFKSINQNIKMFQEIEWGDEYQIAKVLTKLLNSFLDGLQFYSKFVLDLIQRDMQGNSATMAPEGTTRTTEKNVSARPSSTLLHGLRKVVGGSSSSSSSNVPPPYQYKVQTCVMLNDLYQMKSNISTIEDLVNPERLSSIIKNHEKSTKTLKRHSSVTPSVMHQFYTIRVVEANDIKGFSNDGLSNTSVTLQNIDARMEIGSTQIIHKSVNPKWDQEFEVDLPYNKACSISIKFWHHPTNRFKSLGGDEICGTAMLTLDPKRFKDDGYPNDVSLPLNDQGMIYLQVSLESEKDDVSFSLGKSYRTLDRTCDRVLDLIVEKFTLFIKFSFSRETLVSLHGSEGTNQVTEDQIGDAIVPLYNYIDLNLNILGSGVSTELLNAIILKVWLVIMTSADFLMLPSLSTAEQKHRSKSSRMSLWGGHSHDISGYGRPLTFNEIKTIFRWLRSISVDFLYNNGQGPPLKELHNHYYENLQIILKYYDKNVHSLKKKVEKLMAQLDDQVKKLGKDYSPKRYVTVLQRQKTIMGNSSSKKRMELENQVKIEQNTPYEKTTELLDIVLRILIAKGEGKYVRACQATRKKKEHELETKRKVNAAIKGKRLSK is encoded by the coding sequence ATGGCACGTGTTGTATCTGATACATCATCATTCAGTTCTGGAAATCTCCCCATCATTTGTTCCAACCCGTCGCCATTTAAGACCACCGATGAGGAGAGAAGAACCGCATATCGTCATGCTCTTCAAATAGTCTTACTTGAGTATAGTCATGAACCAAGGTTTCAGAAGCAATATATGCAACAAGGAGCTCTTTCGGAAAGAAAAGACGTGTCGAATATAACTCTTTCAATGACTCAAAGTAATCGTGATCCGATGGCCACAACATTTTCAGAAGAGCAAGCACTGAACTATGTTTTAACTCTTTTACGTGAGTacatttacaaaattattataagAGAGGTCGACctacaaaatgaaaatttaagaagaaGTTACTCTAGATTTTACGGTAATATCTTAGCTGGGGGCCCTCCATCAGCTATGACAGTTGAAGAACTTATAATGCAATTCTCAAAGGCAGCCAGTAATGAATTATGTAAACTTCCTATTAAGGATGTTTCTAAGGAAGTAACAAAAGAGACTGAAGAATTTGTGAACTTCTTACTTAGTTTGGTACCGAAGGAAGCGCCTACCCTTTCCCAaaagataaagaatattaGAGACATTCAAAAAGTAAGAAAGCCTGTTTCTAATCGACGTCCTTTACCGAGACAACAATTAGATGGAACTCAAATTAATCGGCCAAATTTCACTGTATCAAGTATTACCCACGCGAAATACTTCGctaatttatttgaagtgGAAGATGATTATTTGCAACGAGACATTGACGTCATTCTGCCGAATGTTACTAgtaaaatatattgttgGGAATTATCTCGTTTGAGcaacaatttgaaaaaaggGAAGGGATCATTGTCAAGAAATGATTTTCATAATGAACGTGAGTACAATTCATGGAAAAATTATGAACAGGGTGAAATTGCATCCCAACTTGATCGGTTTGGCGTTGAGAGCCGAGACCTAGCTTCAATGAACTTTCCGAACATTATTCCACAATACCCTCGTGAAACCTTCGTAGCATTGCtgtgttttgtttttaGAAAAGAGTGTCCAGCAGATAGCAAATCTATTAACTTATCTCAAGCAGCGATGTTTTTCCTAACGAAATGTTCCAAGTATTGGAGAGTAGATTTCCCAACGACCTTGGCTGCATTAGTTTATAGTGCAGCCAATAAGAGCATATTGTCACAAGATTTTTTGAATCCAGAATTAACGGAAAATCTTTTCAGCATGATACGCAGAAGGATTTTAAAATCAGATGATAATATAGACACTTCTATATGGAATACTACCGACCGGGATCAATGGATACTTAATCTGTTAACTACAGGTAAACAATGTATTAACTCCTTGTGTGGCTTAATTTCACAATTATACGAGGAACCAAAGCCAACTTTTTCTCCAATACTACGAttctattttcaatatattgaagaagatccattcatttcatctttaCTGGAAAGCAATAAATTTACAGAAAAGAGCAAATggataaaaaaattaaggaaaaaaCTCAAGGATACCAGTGTAGACTTTTATATGTCCCAGATAAGGAAAATTCCAAGAGATAACACTATCGAGTTTCAACACTATCAAGATGTAGTTGAATCAATTTATAGGCAAATTAAGCTCttacaaaagaaatacaGCAAGCCTCTATTGGATATGATAAATATCCCTGTTAGTTGTGCTGATATATTACTGAAGGTTTTCTGTACCGATGTAGTCAAGATACTGGGgactattgaaaaaaaggGAAAGAAAGACTCACTTGGTCCTAGTAATGCCCTCGACCTATATAAAAGTATGAAGGATTTAAGGTTTATCTACGTTCAAGTTGAGACAGAGGAGGACTTTCCCATTAAATTGGAAGACTTCTTTAACAAATATCTAAGGCGTTTGTGTAATGAAGCCACCCTGACTGAAgataaaattataaagaaGTCGTTAAAGGATGAAAAATGGGAAAGTATACATGACGATGCAAGAATTAGTTTTTCAGTGACGgatatcttcaaatccatTAATCAGAATATTAAGAtgtttcaagaaattgaatggGGAGACGAATATCAAATAGCAAAAGTTCTTACTAAGCTACTCAACTCTTTTTTGGATGGATTACAATTTTACAGCAAATTTGTTCTCgatttaattcaaagagaTATGCAAGGAAATAGTGCAACTATGGCCCCAGAGGGGACGACTAGGACAACCGAAAAGAATGTCTCAGCACGCCCAAGCAGCACATTACTTCATGGATTAAGAAAGGTAGTTGGAGGatcttcgtcttcatcttcgtcaAACGTGCCACCCCCCTATCAGTATAAAGTCCAAACCTGTGTTATGTTGAACGATTTGTACCAAATGAAATCAAACATCAGCACTATAGAAGATTTAGTAAATCCAGAGAGGCTTTCATCTATTATAAAGAACCATGAGAAGTCAACCAAAACCTTAAAAAGACATAGTTCCGTAACTCCATCGGTTATGCATCAATTCTATACAATCAGAGTTGTTGAAGCAAATGATATCAAAGGTTTTAGTAATGATGGCTTATCAAATACTTCCGTGACActacaaaatattgatgctCGGATGGAAATTGGTTCTACACAAATAATTCATAAATCAGTGAATCCGAAATGGGACCAAGAGTTTGAAGTAGATCTTCCATATAATAAAGCATGTTCtatttcaattaaattttggCATCACCCCACGAATAGATTCAAGTCACTTGGTGGAGACGAAATTTGTGGTACCGCAATGTTGACTCTTGATCCAAAACGTTTTAAAGATGATGGATACCCAAATGATGTTTCATTGCCATTGAATGATCAAGGGATGATATATCTACAAGTTTCTCTTGAAAGCGAGAAGGATGACGTATCTTTTTCACTAGGGAAATCGTATCGTACTTTGGATAGAACATGTGATAGAGTTCTAGATTTGATTGTAGAAAAATttacattatttattaagttttcattttccagAGAAACTTTGGTTTCCTTGCATGGATCGGAAGGGACTAATCAGGTTACAGAGGATCAAATTGGTGATGCAATTGTCCCTTTATATAACTATATCGacttgaatttgaatattctaGGCTCGGGAGTCTCAACAGAACTACTAAATGCAATTATTTTGAAGGTATGGTTAGTCATTATGACAAGCGCGGATTTTCTAATGTTACCATCATTATCAACAGCAGAACAAAAGCACAGAAGCAAGTCTAGTAGAATGTCTCTCTGGGGGGGACATTCTCATGATATTTCTGGTTATGGTCGACCATTAacttttaatgaaattaaaacaATTTTTAGATGGCTACGGAGTATCTCAGTAGATTTCCTCTATAATAATGGACAAGGACCACCTTTAAAAGAATTGcataatcattattatgAGAATTTACagataattttgaaatattacGACAAAAACGTTCACagtttaaaaaaaaaggttgaaaaattaatggCTCAGTTGGATGACCAAGTGAAGAAGCTTGGTAAAGATTACTCACCAAAAAGATATGTAACTGTGTTGCAGCGTCAAAAAACAATTATGGGAAACTCCTCTAGTAAGAAAAGAATGGAATTAGAGAACCAGGTTAAAATAGAGCAGAACACTCCATACGAAAAGACAACAGAATTGTTGGACATAGTATTACGAATCTTGATAGCTaaaggagaaggaaaatatgTTAGGGCCTGTCAAGCTACTCGCAAGAAAAAAGAGCATGAATTagaaacaaaaagaaaGGTTAATGCTGCAATCAAAGGGAAAAGGTTGAGCAAGTAG
- the NCAS0B00740 gene encoding ribonuclease H family protein (ancestral locus Anc_8.766) gives MAPKEKFYAVQKGRTTGVFTSWQECQAQTTGFNGAIFKKFDTFAEAKAFSRSNNGYNSSRVNQVFSNNKVSKPQVTQNNKKAGTVMRKVVKGTKCYAVKSTNPAIPSRVFQNWKDCQAYVHRAKGVTFKSFLSTEDALNFINGISDSKIDFTIIGMDEEEFRKKNFIGHCDYPYFGRSIVYCDGSALSNGKSSSRAGYGVYFQDEPEYNISERLRIGEQTNNRGEIQAVSSALEIIWINLTTKMEKLNYEIKTDSEYVAKFLNDRYMTSTPAAIKKLPNSDLLYPLLINFLKVKKFYMINAHCFANDGKFKIEWVKGHAGEHGNEMADSLARNGALKN, from the coding sequence ATGGCTCCAAAAGAGAAATTTTACGCAGTTCAGAAAGGTCGTACCACAGGAGTCTTTACAAGTTGGCAAGAATGCCAAGCTCAAACTACAGGTTTCAATGGCGCcatcttcaagaaatttgatACATTTGCTGAAGCTAAGGCTTTCTCTCGAAGTAATAATGGCTATAATTCATCTAGGGTGAATCAAGTGTTTTCTAACAATAAAGTTTCTAAGCCCCAAGTTACCCAGAATAATAAGAAGGCAGGTACTGTGATGAGAAAAGTTGTTAAGGGAACGAAATGCTATGCAGTTAAAAGTACAAACCCTGCTATTCCAAGTAGGGTTTTTCAGAATTGGAAGGATTGTCAGGCATATGTACATCGTGCCAAAGGTGTCACTTTTAAAAGTTTCTTATCCACAGAAGATGCacttaatttcatcaacgGTATTTCAGATTCTAAGATTGATTTTACCATTATTGGAATGGATGAGGAGGAATTCcgtaaaaaaaatttcatcggTCATTGCGATTATCCCTATTTCGGCAGATCAATTGTTTATTGTGATGGGTCAGCCCTTTCGAATGGGAAAAGTTCGTCCCGTGCAGGGTATGGTGTGTACTTCCAAGATGAACCAGAGTATAATATTTCGGAGAGATTGAGAATAGGAGAGCAGACTAATAATAGAGGTGAAATTCAGGCTGTATCATCAGCTCTGGAGATAATATGGATAAATTTGACTACTAAAATGGAGAAGTTAAattatgaaattaaaacAGATTCTGAGTATGTTGctaaatttttgaatgaCAGATATATGACTAGCACTCCAGCTGCTATAAAAAAACTTCCTAATAGCGATTTACTTTAcccattattaattaatttccTAAAAGTGAAAAAGTTCTACATGATAAATGCGCACTGTTTTGCAAATGATGGTAAGTTTAAGATAGAATGGGTTAAAGGACATGCTGGTGAGCATGGCAACGAAATGGCAGATTCTCTTGCTAGAAATGGGGCCCTTAAAAATTAG
- the TIM18 gene encoding Tim18p (ancestral locus Anc_8.767) produces MTSSSKVQRLKVTVKIQWFSWLTYFIKRPSSDNMLFRSMATAGLGTKLSLCQRTLFLSGLTTIKNAASLIPKRYNVTNATELKETPKGSQMLEKYKLPKQSQFEGSYQEEYEKITKYALLPLTVIPFYASFTGEVLHPLIDGTLASLFLLYTQYGFTSLIIDHLPKEKYGRWHKAAVYFLYSCSALSLYGVYELETKNNGLVDLIKKLWNDDDSHLYIFGRD; encoded by the coding sequence ATGACTTCCTCATCAAAAGTTCAGCGTTTGAAAGTAACGGTTAAAATTCAGTGGTTCAGTTGGCTGAcatatttcatcaaaagACCAAGCAGCGACAACATGTTGTTCAGATCAATGGCAACAGCAGGTTTAGGGACTAAGTTGTCTCTTTGTCAGAGGACCCTTTTTTTATCGGGGCTAACTACTATAAAAAACGCAGCATCACTCATACCCAAACGTTATAATGTAACCAATGCCACTGAGCTTAAGGAGACACCTAAGGGATCCCAAATGCTTGAGAAATATAAATTGCCTAAACAATCACAGTTTGAAGGTTCCTACCAGGAGGAATATGAGAAGATCACTAAGTATGCGTTGCTTCCACTAACAGTCATTCCATTTTATGCATCATTCACAGGTGAAGTGCTTCACCCCCTAATAGATGGAACATTAGCCAGTTTATTTTTGTTGTATACACAGTACGGGTTTACTAGTCTTATTATTGACCATCTGCCGAAAGAGAAATATGGGAGGTGGCACAAAGCTGCTGTGTACTTTCTTTATTCGTGTTCAGCATTGAGTTTGTATGGGGTCTATGAACTGGAAACGAAAAATAATGGTTTAGTTGATTTGATAAAAAAACTATggaatgatgatgactCACATTTGTACATATTTGGAAGAGACTAA
- the MUM3 gene encoding Mum3p (ancestral locus Anc_8.768), with amino-acid sequence MISLRGIIRFFQVHVVGRFQLTQGETLRELTTLTFKILTLCLCFFLHSLFSTVRSLILFVSECSIIRRIQIYKKNFWSQVPIIGKSALRCLNYIDSFINVKVVLLLEKIISSIEIYSQLHVIEILFKSNSNIQVFFTEDSERIDLHDEDDQQTTLVISNHRSVNDYLLINYLLQDTLLIKYTRKREVLNSFWNNNKRMIPQINFVSWGKIYNFPRLSLMKNIALKDENTYCREEELEEAIEKNGNQTFVLFPEVNILTTELGMVQRKLNQDYIFVTKFYNVLYPRFKNFISTINCFANKMNIKKMKHHMVINEAKQFLNERFEKIVNVSYESIREKDAAQVSMFLGGNQRQSQSQNKKKKTSFKLNPNIYDLTIVYYKPNYTNIGHDHVNGNLNLHEGYQLEQIVPSFLDFLRTSIKSVNEENNEPIIIMINISKIKIAPLLPMTEKKLEKWLENRWGKKDKLINKFETNIKMK; translated from the coding sequence atgataTCCTTAAGGGGAATAATTAGGTTTTTTCAGGTACATGTTGTTGGAAGATTTCAATTAACACAAGGAGAAACATTGAGAGAGCTAACAACATTAACGTTCAAGATCTTAACTTTATGTCTCTGTTTTTTCCTTCACTCACTCTTTTCAACGGTTAGGAGTCTAATACTTTTTGTATCCGAGTGTTCAATTATTCGAAGGATtcaaatttacaaaaagaatttttggaGTCAGGTCCCAATAATTGGGAAGTCTGCACTTAGGTGTTTGAATTACATAGattctttcattaatgttaAAGTTGTGCTTTTGttagaaaaaattataagtTCCATTGAGATATATTCACAATTACACGTCATAGAAATACTATTTAAAAGTAATTCAAATATCCAAGTATTCTTCACAGAAGATTCTGAAAGAATCGATCTacatgatgaagatgaccAACAAACAACATTAGTAATATCCAACCACAGATCGGTAAATGATTAtcttttaataaattactTACTACAAGACACCTTACTTATAAAATATACTAGGAAAAGAGAAGTTCTAAACAgtttttggaataataataagagGATGATTCctcaaataaattttgtcTCTTGGGGAAAAATTTACAACTTCCCAAGACTATCTTTAATGAAGAACATTGCACTCAAAGATGAAAACACATACTGTAgggaagaagaattggagGAAGCTATcgaaaaaaatggaaaccAAACCTTTGTGTTGTTTCCAGAAGTAAATATACTCACTACAGAGTTAGGAATGGTTCAAAGGAAACTCAATCaagattatatttttgtcacaaaattttataatgtATTATATCCACGGTTCAAGAATTTTATCAGCACAATTAATTGTTTTGCCaataaaatgaatattAAAAAGATGAAGCACCATATGGTCATAAATGAAGCTAAACAGTTTTTAAATGAAAGGTTTGAGAAGATAGTCAATGTTTCATACGAGAGCATCAGAGAAAAAGATGCTGCCCAAGTTTCAATGTTCTTAGGTGGTAACCAAAGGCAATCACAATcccaaaataaaaagaaaaaaacatcCTTCAAATTAAATCCAAACATTTACGACTTGACGATAGTGTATTATAAACCTAACTATACAAATATTGGTCACGATCACGTCAATGGTAATTTAAATCTCCACGAGGGTTACCAATTAGAACAAATTGTCCCTTCCTTTTTGGATTTTCTTAGAACATCCATTAAAAGTGtcaatgaagaaaacaatgaGCCCATAATCATCATGATCAACATAtccaaaatcaaaatagCTCCTTTATTGCCCATGACAGAGAAAAAGCTAGAAAAATGGTTGGAAAACCGGTGGGGAAAAAAAGATAAActtatcaataaatttgaGACCAATATCAAAATGAAGTAA
- the NCAS0B00730 gene encoding alkene reductase encodes MPLVKDFKPVALKNTNLFKPIKVGNTQVEHRVVMAPLTRMRAHHPGNIPNRDWAAEYYDQRSKRKGTMIVTEGVFPSAQSGGYDNAPGIWSKEQIEQWSKIFDRIHANGSFVWPQLWVLGRQAFPDSLARDGLRYDSASDDVYIDAETEQRAKEAKNPQHGITKDEIKQYVKDYIQGAKNSVNAGADGVEIHSANSYLLNQFLDPISNKRTDEYGGSIENRARFALEVVDALIDAIGAERVGIRLSPWGRIGGMSGGSDPTLLAQFAYLVGELEKRAKEGKRIAYIHLVEPRITEWDVDYDAGSNENGTNDFIYSIWKGPIIRAGNFTLNPEETTKAVSMDRTLIGYGRFFISNPDLPDRLENGSPLNAYDRSSFYSFTKEGYTDYPTLEEALKA; translated from the coding sequence ATGCCTTTAGTTAAAGATTTCAAGCCTGTTGCCTTAAAAAACACAAATTTGTTCAAACCTATTAAGGTAGGTAACACTCAAGTTGAACATCGTGTGGTCATGGCTCCCCTAACAAGAATGAGAGCCCACCACCCAGGAAACATTCCAAACAGGGATTGGGCTGCTGAATACTATGATCAACGTTCCAAGAGAAAGGGAACCATGATTGTCACTGAAGGTGTGTTCCCTTCTGCTCAATCAGGTGGGTACGATAATGCCCCTGGTATCTGGTCcaaagaacaaattgaacAGTGGAGTAAGATCTTTGATAGAATCCACGCTAATGGGTCCTTTGTTTGGCCTCAATTGTGGGTTCTTGGTAGACAAGCTTTCCCTGATTCATTGGCAAGAGATGGTTTACGTTATGATTCAGCTTCTGATGACGTTTACATTGATGCTGAAACAGAACAGAGGGCTAAAGAAGCAAAGAACCCACAACATGGTATTACCaaggatgaaattaaacaatATGTCAAAGATTACATTCAAGGTGCAAAGAATTCGGTAAATGCTGGTGCCGATGGTGTGGAAATTCACAGTGCCAACAGTTATTTGTTGAATCAATTCTTAGATCCAATTTCTAACAAAAGGACCGATGAATATGGAGGGTCTATTGAAAATAGAGCTCGTTTTGCTTTGGAAGTTGTTGACGCTTTAATTGATGCTATCGGTGCCGAAAGAGTGGGTATCAGACTTTCACCTTGGGGAAGAATTGGTGGTATGTCTGGTGGTTCTGACCCAACTTTGCTTGCTCAATTCGCTTATCTTGTCGGTGAATTAGAAAAGAGAGCAAAGGAAGGTAAACGTATTGCTTATATTCATTTGGTCGAACCCCGTATCACTGAATGGGATGTTGATTATGATGCTGGTTCTAACGAAAATGGTACAAACGATTTCATATATTCCATTTGGAAGGGTCCGATTATTAGAGCAGGTAACTTTACCTTAAACCCTGAAGAAACCACAAAGGCTGTGTCTATGGATAGGACATTAATTGGTTATGGAagattttttatttctaatCCAGATTTGCCGGACCGTTTAGAAAACGGCTCACCATTAAACGCCTATGACAGAAGTAGTTTCTACTCGTTCACAAAGGAAGGTTACACTGATTATCCAACTTTAGAAGAGGCTTTAAAGGCATAA